In Cucurbita pepo subsp. pepo cultivar mu-cu-16 chromosome LG04, ASM280686v2, whole genome shotgun sequence, the following are encoded in one genomic region:
- the LOC111792892 gene encoding REF/SRPP-like protein At3g05500: protein MADSNPSSQHQEMAARAEEERLKYLEFVQTAAFRATECFFNVYGYAKNRIGPLRPGVETVEGTVKSVVGPLYNKFHGVPIEVLKFVDRKVDESVTKIDRHVPPTIKQASSQAMSAAQQAPEIARNVALEVRHTGLKDSVSGIVKSVYAKYEPTAKQLYSKYEPKAEQCAASAWHRLNQLPVFPTVAQAILPTAVYCTEKYNETVQSTSKKGYKVSSYLPLVPTERIAKVFSKDRIEMEPLVN from the exons ATGGCTGATTCCAATCCTTCGTCGCAGCACCAAGAAATG GCGGCTAGGGCAGAGGAGGAGAGGCTGAAGTATTTGGAGTTTGTTCAAACGGCGGCGTTTCGAGCGACGGAGTGTTTCTTCAACGTTTATGGCTATGCGAAGAACCGGATTGGTCCACTGAGGCCCGGCGTTGAGACTGTCGAGGGCACTGTGAAGTCTGTTGTCGGTCCTTTGTACAATAAGTTCCACGGCGTTCCGATTGAGGTTCTTAAGTTCGTCGATCGCAAG GTTGACGAGTCGGTGACCAAGATCGATCGCCATGTACCGCCAACCATCAAGCAAGCCTCATCGCAGGCCATGTCTGCTGCACAGCAAGCGCCTGAAATTGCCCGAAATGTAGCCTTGGAGGTCAGACACACTGGCCTTAAAGACTCTGTCTCTGGCATTGTGAAATCTGTGTATGCCAAGTACGAGCCAACTGCTAAGCAACTCTACTCCAAATACGAGCCGAAGGCCGAGCAATGCGCAGCTTCGGCATGGCACAGACTCAACCAGCTCCCTGTTTTCCCCACTGTCGCACAAGCCATCTTGCCAACTGCAGTGTACTGCACCGAGAAATACAACGAGACCGTGCAAAGCACCTCCAAGAAGGGCTACAAGGTCTCTTCGTACCTTCCGTTGGTCCCTACTGAGAGGATTGCCAAAGTGTTCAGCAAGGACAGAATTGAGATGGAGCCCTTGGTGAATTGA
- the LOC111792876 gene encoding heavy metal-associated isoprenylated plant protein 36-like, which produces MAKPEAKDFEATSEPFNSKTCLLRVSIHCEGCKRKVIKILHNIHGVHGVEIDRKQQKVTVTTNIDEQTLIKRLIKAGKHAEPWPERIPIYKNIKEKQIAMEIPVFVTSAAVHDGGMQKQSTETEAPAKEVPVPSKNEENCGISGAAQGNDGDGAAAKIGRATVERVVEHTSGGGGDKNIAGETQPGGASGGAVAIEASSGGGGEGRKKKRKGQKKEKSGGGGGGAVVGDVEVPQVVPPPGSIGSATPHDHHHHHDPTPSSNHAPPFNQPYYHPVHTISSQPTHVASYNTISPQPTHIASYNTISSQPTHMASYNTISSQPTHVTSYNTTHPTTTYGPYYVEPLPYSYVHSVAVRNASPPSPPPQPQPLTELSNSPTSNPFDFFSEENPSGCTVM; this is translated from the exons ATGGCAAAACCAGAAGCTAAAGACTTCGAAGCGACCTCAGAACCCTTCAACTCTAAG ACATGTTTGTTGCGAGTCTCCATTCACTGTGAAGGTTGCAAGAGGAAAGTGATCAAGATTCTCCATAATATTCATG GAGTTCACGGAGTAGAAATCGATCGAAAGCAGCAGAAAGTCACAGTAACAACGAATATAGACGAACAAACATTGATTAAAAGGTTAATCAAGGCAGGAAAGCACGCAGAACCATGGCCAGAAAGAATACCCATCTATAAAAACATCAAAGAAAAGCAAATCGCTATGGAAATCCCTGTCTTTGTAACCAGCGCCGCCGTGCACGACGGCGGAATGCAGAAACAGAGCACGGAAACAGAGGCTCCGGCGAAAGAAGTGCCAGTCCCATCAAAAAATGAGGAAAACTGTGGAATTAGTGGAGCTGCCCAGGGCAACGATGGAGACGGAGCTGCGGCGAAGATTGGCCGCGCCACCGTGGAAAGAGTTGTGGAGCATACATCGGGAGGAGGTGGTGATAAGAATATCGCCGGTGAGACTCAACCTGGTGGGGCAAGTGGCGGTGCGGTAGCTATCGAGGCAAGCAGCGGTGGCGGCGGAgaagggaggaagaagaagaggaaagggcagaagaaagagaagagtgGCGGAGGAGGCGGCGGCGCTGTTGTCGGAGATGTGGAGGTTCCACAGGTAGTTCCTCCACCTGGCAGCATAGGATCAGCCACTCCTCATGatcatcaccatcatcatgATCCAACTCCATCATCCAATCACGCCCCTCCATTTAACCAACCATACTACCATCCAGTACATACGATCTCATCCCAACCGACTCACGTAGCGAGTTACAATACGATCTCACCTCAACCGACTCACATAGCAAGTTATAACACGATCTCATCCCAACCGACTCACATGGCAAGTTATAACACAATCTCATCCCAACCAACTCACGTGACGAGTTACAATACGACACACCCAACTACCACCTACGGTCCTTACTATGTCGAGCCACTGCCATATTCATATGTACATTCAGTTGCAGTAAGAAACGCTTCaccaccatcaccaccaccacaacCACAACCATTGACAGAACTATCAAACTCTCCGACGTCTAATCCATTCGACTTCTTTAGCGAGGAGAATCCCAGTGGTTGCACGGTGATGTGA